In Fusobacterium periodonticum ATCC 33693, the following are encoded in one genomic region:
- a CDS encoding energy transducer TonB: MKKNDFICLFLSIIINIGIILALAVFSKDTQEITDAEQIKIGLVAVESDASTKFRGEKNVDAKKQNLDADSIEKKEEKTKKPENPTENKVEEIKTEKTVEKITEKTEKKEVEKPTEKMPEKQKEKSLEKEKPAEKGKKVVEKKENPKKNSSESSNSKGTSKQEKPSLADLKKQISGSQPKTSNGGYSPTEDPDGEEVVDRVLQNVTYSNGLVSGSKMGNSSDGRIVDWNAKNKAPEFPQSAKSSGKHGKLKIKLKVDKMGNVLSFVIVEGSGVPEIDAAVERVVGTWRVKLMKNGKPVNGTFYLNYNFDFK, from the coding sequence ATGAAAAAAAATGACTTTATCTGTCTGTTTTTATCTATAATTATAAATATAGGAATCATACTTGCTTTAGCAGTATTTTCAAAGGATACTCAAGAGATAACAGATGCTGAACAAATAAAAATTGGTTTGGTAGCAGTAGAAAGTGATGCATCAACAAAGTTTAGAGGAGAAAAGAATGTTGATGCTAAAAAACAAAATTTAGATGCTGACAGTATAGAGAAAAAAGAAGAAAAAACTAAGAAGCCAGAAAATCCTACAGAAAATAAAGTTGAAGAAATAAAAACTGAAAAAACTGTAGAGAAAATTACAGAAAAAACTGAGAAAAAAGAAGTTGAAAAACCTACAGAAAAAATGCCTGAAAAACAAAAAGAAAAATCACTTGAAAAGGAAAAACCAGCTGAAAAGGGAAAAAAAGTAGTTGAGAAGAAGGAGAACCCAAAGAAGAATTCCTCAGAAAGCTCAAACTCAAAGGGAACATCTAAACAAGAAAAGCCTTCTTTAGCAGACTTAAAGAAACAAATATCTGGTTCACAACCCAAGACTTCCAATGGTGGATATAGCCCAACAGAAGATCCTGATGGAGAAGAAGTAGTTGATAGAGTTCTACAAAATGTAACTTATTCAAATGGTTTAGTTTCAGGAAGTAAGATGGGAAATTCTAGTGATGGAAGAATAGTTGACTGGAATGCTAAAAACAAGGCTCCAGAATTTCCACAATCAGCTAAATCTTCTGGAAAACATGGAAAATTAAAGATAAAATTAAAAGTTGATAAGATGGGAAATGTTTTATCTTTTGTAATAGTTGAAGGAAGTGGAGTACCTGAAATAGATGCTGCAGTAGAAAGAGTTGTAGGAACTTGGAGAGTTAAACTTATGAAAAATGGTAAACCTGTAAATGGAACTTTTTACTTAAATTATAATTTTGATTTTAAATAA
- a CDS encoding ExbD/TolR family protein, with the protein MKLDRIKRRSGGTLILEITPLIDVVFLLLIFFMLATTFDERSAFKIELPKSTVAKTKSTLKEVQVLVDKDKNVYIKYTNNSGKSETEELDLSTFVNFVSEKLETSESKDVVVSADKGIDYGFIVEIMSLLKEAGASGINIDTNSTK; encoded by the coding sequence ATGAAATTAGATAGAATAAAAAGAAGAAGTGGTGGAACACTGATTCTAGAAATCACTCCACTTATAGACGTAGTTTTCCTTTTACTTATCTTCTTTATGTTGGCAACAACTTTTGATGAAAGGTCTGCTTTTAAAATAGAACTTCCTAAGTCAACAGTTGCAAAAACAAAGAGTACTTTGAAGGAAGTTCAAGTTCTAGTGGATAAAGATAAAAATGTTTATATAAAATATACTAATAATTCAGGAAAAAGCGAAACTGAAGAATTAGATCTATCAACTTTTGTTAATTTTGTATCAGAAAAACTTGAAACTTCTGAAAGTAAAGATGTAGTAGTTTCAGCTGATAAAGGTATTGATTATGGTTTTATTGTTGAAATTATGAGTTTATTAAAAGAAGCAGGAGCAAGTGGCATAAATATAGATACTAACAGCACAAAGTAG
- a CDS encoding MotA/TolQ/ExbB proton channel family protein, translating to MQILKAGGILMYFILLMGIVGLYAILERFSYFTLKERNNYSKLPSEAKQLIKEGKIKEAIIYFNSNKSSTSTVLKEILIYGYKENKETLSALEEKGKEKAIEQIKLLERNMWLLSLAANASPLLGLLGTVTGMITAFNSIALNGTGDAGILAKGISEALYTTAGGLFVAIPCMIFYNYFNKRIDLVVTDIEKTCTEMLNYFRE from the coding sequence ATGCAAATATTAAAAGCAGGCGGAATATTAATGTATTTTATTCTCTTAATGGGAATAGTAGGATTATATGCAATTTTAGAAAGATTTTCTTATTTTACTTTAAAAGAAAGAAATAACTATTCTAAATTACCTTCAGAGGCAAAACAACTTATAAAAGAAGGGAAAATAAAGGAAGCTATAATTTATTTTAACTCTAATAAATCATCAACTTCAACAGTTTTAAAAGAAATTTTGATTTATGGGTATAAAGAAAATAAGGAAACATTATCAGCACTTGAAGAAAAAGGAAAAGAAAAAGCAATAGAACAGATAAAACTTTTGGAAAGAAATATGTGGCTTCTATCACTAGCAGCAAATGCTTCACCTTTACTAGGACTTCTAGGAACAGTTACAGGTATGATAACGGCTTTCAATTCTATAGCATTAAATGGTACAGGAGATGCTGGAATATTAGCAAAAGGGATATCTGAAGCTCTATATACAACAGCTGGAGGCTTATTTGTTGCTATTCCTTGTATGATATTCTATAACTATTTTAATAAGAGAATTGATTTAGTAGTGACTGATATAGAAAAAACTTGTACAGAAATGTTAAATTATTTCAGAGAGTAG